Proteins encoded together in one Fimbriiglobus ruber window:
- a CDS encoding DUF2817 domain-containing protein produces the protein MTPFSPDYFTARDRFRAAATRLGWTQHAYPIAARGPGGEELTIDVALSGEGDGRPVLLVTSGVHGVEGYFGSALQLAAFDAFERAGGPPPGVRYVFVHAVSPHGFAHGRRFDENNVDLNRNFLLDGVPFRGSPPTYALVDSTLNPPGPPNRWEPFFAKALLSIARHGYSGLKQAIAGGQYDYPKGIFFGGHGPAESQRILNAHFTTWLGAAPNVVHLDMHTGLGRWGTYKLLIDDPLTPEQTDRATKWFGPGVIEASAPEGMAYETRGGFGQWCVSQAGSRDYLFFCAEFGTYGGLTVLSAMRDENRAHVWCAPGDPARNRTRAWLKNVFAPAAHGWRATVIQRGLALVRQAVAGLQSVANVPARAAG, from the coding sequence ATGACGCCATTTTCTCCCGACTACTTCACCGCCCGAGATCGCTTCCGCGCCGCGGCTACCAGGCTCGGGTGGACTCAACACGCCTACCCGATTGCCGCCCGCGGGCCGGGGGGAGAGGAACTGACCATTGACGTGGCCCTCTCGGGCGAGGGCGACGGCCGGCCGGTCCTCCTGGTTACGAGCGGGGTCCACGGCGTCGAAGGGTACTTCGGCTCGGCCCTTCAACTCGCTGCTTTCGATGCGTTCGAGCGGGCCGGCGGGCCGCCGCCGGGGGTGCGGTACGTGTTCGTTCACGCCGTCAGCCCGCACGGCTTTGCGCACGGCCGCCGGTTCGACGAGAACAACGTCGACCTGAACCGGAACTTCCTGCTCGACGGCGTACCCTTCCGCGGCAGCCCGCCGACTTACGCGCTCGTGGACTCCACACTCAACCCGCCCGGCCCGCCGAACCGGTGGGAACCGTTCTTCGCGAAGGCACTGCTTTCGATTGCCCGGCACGGCTATTCCGGCTTGAAGCAGGCGATCGCGGGCGGGCAGTACGACTACCCGAAGGGCATCTTCTTCGGCGGACACGGGCCGGCGGAAAGCCAACGCATCCTGAACGCCCACTTCACGACCTGGCTCGGGGCCGCCCCGAACGTCGTCCACCTCGACATGCACACGGGGTTGGGCCGGTGGGGTACGTACAAGCTCCTGATCGACGACCCGCTCACCCCGGAGCAGACGGACCGGGCGACGAAGTGGTTCGGCCCCGGCGTGATCGAGGCGTCGGCGCCCGAAGGCATGGCCTACGAAACCCGCGGCGGGTTCGGTCAGTGGTGTGTTTCGCAAGCAGGTAGTCGGGACTACCTTTTTTTCTGCGCCGAGTTCGGGACGTACGGCGGGCTGACCGTCCTCTCCGCCATGCGCGACGAGAACCGCGCGCACGTCTGGTGTGCCCCCGGCGATCCCGCACGGAACCGGACCCGGGCGTGGCTCAAGAACGTGTTCGCTCCGGCGGCGCACGGGTGGCGGGCGACGGTCATCCAGCGGGGGCTCGCGCTCGTCCGGCAGGCGGTCGCCGGCCTCCAGTCCGTGGCGAACGTGCCGGCGCGGGCGGCGGGGTAA
- a CDS encoding S1 family peptidase, whose translation MTGTRRRSILQLLSVLAATLVIAGLWPASSLGQGLSAEQVKKLKAATVFVKVQAGIATVTGSGFIVRAEDKTAYVITNLHVVDIPIAPAPGQTPQTVKRSVDVVLHSGTADERIATADIAAYDPTRDLAVLRISGIADLPAPIDPNDSPKLLETMPVFVCGFPFGQRLGTQKNPEISIGPASVSSIRTGPGGQVAMVQLNGALNPGNSGGPVVTAEGQLVGVAVATIKGAGIGFAIPQHEVASMLKGRAGPIRLVPAGTDYALDVLIIDPLQIVKSAAVLVRPVDGDLPPRPGPDGPTAMPDAKRVPLPIQAATSSGRAPVKLADDGKRALWVQVELTTSAGKVLSAPAEVKLGDVQRPATTNRADSPFTSGPMLPAPTDRLPAKGADTDLVDLNRNPEGFAGKAVEFDALTSCGLKARDDGYELELMAESLKPPSSLRVVVPKDIGLQLSDLGVTPEDTFAIRVKGDVRKPVRGDVRHTVEVRQVQFVDSDGKATATMKPETAPPAGPPTLAAVNRFPDKFQGKPLVLEAIYTGIGFAGSGFEVKIVNDNNVKPLNLDLFTSKTVGSRAEDEIPRGPQLARLSCTIERVSAKTGHGIVGVNKIEILDSRTGKVAKTLAADDKIIYPYEPPPRPPAAPKPAAAAAEDEADEPVAAKGTPWRLIAMIVGGLAVLLIGGCVVGLVVMSLRRGKGDAEVEDTRTGRRADASRGEPEPAPRPVARPNPRARQKPPAGPGNPPDAFPGFGE comes from the coding sequence ATGACCGGAACCCGCCGCCGCTCGATCCTTCAGTTGCTAAGTGTATTAGCGGCGACCCTGGTGATTGCGGGGCTCTGGCCCGCGTCCTCTCTGGGGCAGGGGCTGTCGGCCGAGCAGGTCAAGAAATTGAAGGCCGCGACGGTCTTCGTCAAAGTCCAGGCGGGGATCGCGACGGTCACCGGGTCTGGCTTCATCGTCCGCGCCGAGGACAAGACCGCTTACGTAATCACGAACCTCCACGTCGTCGATATCCCGATCGCGCCGGCGCCCGGCCAGACGCCGCAAACGGTGAAGCGGTCCGTGGACGTGGTGCTTCACAGCGGAACGGCGGACGAGCGGATTGCCACGGCCGACATCGCCGCATACGACCCGACGCGGGACTTGGCCGTGTTGCGTATCAGCGGAATCGCCGACCTGCCCGCCCCGATCGATCCGAACGATTCACCGAAATTGCTGGAAACGATGCCCGTCTTCGTTTGCGGATTCCCGTTCGGGCAGCGACTCGGCACGCAGAAGAATCCCGAGATCAGCATCGGCCCGGCGAGCGTCTCGAGCATCCGGACCGGCCCCGGCGGTCAGGTGGCGATGGTTCAGCTCAACGGCGCGCTCAACCCCGGCAACAGTGGCGGCCCGGTCGTGACGGCCGAGGGCCAGCTGGTCGGCGTCGCGGTCGCGACTATCAAGGGGGCCGGGATCGGGTTCGCGATCCCGCAGCACGAGGTCGCCTCGATGCTCAAGGGCCGGGCCGGACCGATCCGGCTCGTCCCGGCGGGTACGGATTACGCACTCGACGTCCTCATCATCGACCCGCTTCAGATCGTGAAATCGGCCGCCGTTCTGGTCCGCCCGGTCGACGGCGACTTACCCCCGCGGCCCGGCCCCGACGGCCCGACCGCGATGCCGGACGCGAAACGGGTACCCCTGCCGATCCAGGCGGCCACGTCCAGCGGGCGGGCTCCGGTCAAACTCGCGGACGACGGCAAGCGGGCGCTCTGGGTCCAGGTCGAGTTGACCACGTCCGCGGGGAAGGTCTTGTCCGCCCCGGCCGAGGTCAAGCTGGGCGACGTGCAACGACCCGCGACGACCAACCGGGCAGACTCGCCATTCACGTCCGGTCCCATGCTCCCGGCCCCGACCGACCGGCTGCCCGCCAAGGGAGCCGACACTGATCTTGTGGACCTGAATCGCAACCCCGAAGGCTTCGCCGGCAAGGCCGTCGAGTTCGACGCGCTCACGTCCTGCGGCCTCAAGGCGCGAGACGACGGGTACGAACTGGAATTGATGGCGGAGAGCCTGAAGCCGCCCTCCAGTCTGCGGGTGGTCGTCCCCAAGGACATCGGGCTCCAGTTGTCCGATCTCGGGGTGACGCCAGAAGACACGTTCGCGATCCGGGTCAAAGGCGACGTGAGGAAGCCGGTCCGCGGGGACGTTCGCCACACGGTCGAGGTCCGCCAGGTACAGTTCGTGGACTCCGACGGGAAAGCCACGGCGACCATGAAGCCGGAGACCGCGCCCCCGGCCGGACCGCCGACACTGGCTGCTGTGAACCGCTTCCCGGACAAGTTCCAGGGCAAGCCGCTCGTTCTCGAAGCGATCTACACGGGCATCGGCTTCGCCGGCTCCGGCTTCGAGGTCAAGATCGTCAACGACAACAACGTCAAACCGCTGAACCTGGATTTGTTCACCTCGAAAACTGTCGGCTCGCGGGCGGAAGACGAGATCCCGCGCGGCCCGCAACTGGCCCGCCTCAGCTGCACGATCGAACGGGTCAGCGCGAAGACCGGCCACGGAATCGTCGGCGTGAACAAGATTGAGATCCTCGACTCGCGGACCGGCAAGGTCGCAAAGACGCTCGCCGCGGACGACAAAATCATTTACCCCTACGAGCCGCCGCCGCGCCCGCCCGCGGCCCCGAAACCGGCCGCCGCTGCCGCGGAGGACGAAGCGGACGAACCAGTTGCGGCGAAAGGTACGCCGTGGAGGCTGATCGCCATGATCGTGGGCGGGCTGGCGGTACTCCTGATCGGCGGTTGCGTGGTCGGATTGGTCGTCATGTCGCTCCGCCGCGGTAAGGGCGATGCCGAGGTCGAGGATACGAGAACGGGCCGCCGGGCCGACGCGAGCCGGGGCGAACCCGAACCAGCTCCCCGTCCCGTCGCCCGACCCAATCCCCGGGCTCGACAGAAACCGCCCGCGGGGCCGGGAAACCCGCCCGACGCATTCCCCGGATTCGGGGAGTGA
- a CDS encoding YidB family protein — MNTLVQFILNLFGMGDRAKIVELVLGVLLGQKGQGTTTAPDPGAPTGGGSLASGALGVALGVLRERFKGKGLDGVFNSWVGTGANQSITPDQVRDGIGEDKLGEMARASGLSVDDLVAKLARHLPDVINNLTPGGKLPGE; from the coding sequence ATGAACACTCTCGTTCAGTTTATTCTTAATTTGTTTGGAATGGGCGACCGGGCGAAAATCGTGGAACTGGTACTGGGCGTCCTGCTCGGACAAAAGGGACAGGGGACCACGACGGCACCAGACCCAGGCGCCCCGACGGGCGGCGGGTCACTCGCGTCCGGCGCGCTCGGGGTGGCCCTGGGCGTGCTACGAGAACGGTTCAAAGGCAAAGGGCTCGACGGGGTCTTTAATTCCTGGGTCGGGACGGGTGCGAACCAGTCGATCACGCCGGATCAGGTCAGGGACGGGATCGGGGAAGACAAGTTGGGCGAGATGGCCCGGGCGTCCGGGCTGTCGGTCGACGATTTGGTCGCGAAACTCGCCCGACATTTGCCGGACGTGATCAATAATCTGACCCCCGGTGGAAAGTTGCCCGGGGAGTGA
- a CDS encoding sigma-70 family RNA polymerase sigma factor produces the protein MTPQLELPAPTAPEAARVTLLYHFCRLQLPAVVVAESAFRTHLDRTFRIYAPKAGGPVTWAGYLDGLYALDWLVCVGCLAGQTPAWELLFAARTGRTDCLLVDALRARACRLYPRDEEKQDSAVTEFWSQLIVPEGERGTPVLARYDGQRPLAPWLIRVFQNWHLSKLRAQSGVSALPDDDIAMPIPPVSNADTRWHESFCAAARDWLGAVSESERLILGLRWRYRMSQRDVAHLLGVHEGTISRQTDKLRDKSLEIIGHRLVADGWTGDDLEGFILTEMGGLLVDEPSLSADQLGRMLAARGKKLPV, from the coding sequence GTGACACCCCAACTCGAACTGCCCGCGCCGACCGCGCCCGAGGCCGCCCGGGTTACGCTGCTTTATCACTTTTGCCGGCTCCAACTGCCGGCCGTCGTCGTCGCCGAGTCGGCGTTCCGCACCCACCTCGACCGCACGTTCCGGATTTACGCCCCCAAGGCCGGCGGGCCGGTCACCTGGGCCGGATACCTCGACGGGCTCTACGCCCTCGACTGGCTGGTGTGCGTCGGCTGCCTGGCGGGTCAGACGCCGGCGTGGGAATTGCTCTTCGCCGCGCGGACCGGCCGCACCGACTGTCTTCTGGTTGATGCCTTGCGCGCCCGGGCCTGCCGACTTTACCCGCGGGACGAAGAAAAACAGGACAGTGCGGTGACCGAGTTCTGGAGCCAGCTGATCGTCCCCGAGGGCGAGCGCGGCACCCCCGTTCTCGCCCGTTACGACGGCCAGCGGCCGCTCGCCCCGTGGCTCATCCGCGTCTTTCAGAACTGGCACCTGTCGAAACTCCGGGCGCAGTCCGGCGTGTCCGCCCTGCCGGACGACGACATCGCCATGCCGATCCCGCCGGTCTCGAACGCCGATACCCGGTGGCACGAATCGTTCTGTGCCGCCGCCCGGGACTGGCTCGGCGCGGTGTCCGAGAGCGAGCGGTTGATTCTCGGCCTGCGGTGGCGGTACCGGATGAGCCAGCGGGACGTGGCCCACCTGCTTGGCGTCCACGAGGGGACGATCTCCCGCCAGACGGACAAACTCCGCGACAAATCGTTGGAAATCATCGGCCACCGCCTGGTCGCCGACGGCTGGACCGGCGACGACCTCGAAGGGTTCATCCTGACCGAGATGGGCGGGTTGCTCGTCGACGAACCCAGCCTGTCCGCCGACCAACTCGGCCGGATGCTCGCGGCCCGGGGCAAAAAGCTGCCGGTGTAG
- a CDS encoding MlaD family protein: protein MSHSLSRVQAAALGVVVLIALAAGGVGLARVAARQGLWADTVEVTVGFPEVHDVSPGTPVRIRGVDAGQVVAIEYPDHDGDGANVTLRLRVEGKYAGRLYADAAAQIHSTGLLGAKVIAVTPGTPAAGPLQDGRLRATEAPDLAQAAAKLGAAAGKIGDVADEAKQFVKDVRGGNGTLGRLVKDDDLYQDIKGLTTDARQMVRRGDQALGKVDGKVQDVQRFVDDGRETLRSVRQGTDAIQRMPIIRGYVEDATAALVRPSCRREAVTYSTADIFEPGTAILTDAGRDHLAFVVNWLKGVQNDKAELAVAAVCDPNDPSQTAASAAELTRKQSEAVTEYLKARGVYKIGWWSRRKVATVGLGFGPSPVVEKQPVPPSYVQVVLFTPQS from the coding sequence GTGTCACATTCGTTGTCGCGGGTGCAAGCGGCGGCGCTCGGCGTCGTCGTGTTAATCGCCCTCGCCGCCGGCGGGGTCGGGCTGGCGCGGGTCGCCGCCCGCCAGGGGTTGTGGGCGGACACGGTCGAGGTGACCGTCGGGTTCCCCGAGGTCCACGACGTTTCCCCGGGTACGCCCGTTCGTATCCGCGGCGTCGACGCCGGGCAGGTCGTGGCGATCGAGTACCCGGACCACGACGGGGACGGCGCGAACGTCACCCTCCGCCTGCGGGTCGAAGGGAAGTACGCCGGACGGCTATACGCGGACGCGGCGGCCCAGATTCACTCGACCGGCTTGCTCGGAGCCAAAGTGATCGCGGTCACCCCCGGGACGCCGGCCGCCGGCCCGCTCCAGGACGGCCGCCTCCGCGCAACCGAGGCGCCGGACCTCGCCCAGGCCGCCGCCAAACTCGGGGCGGCTGCCGGAAAGATCGGCGATGTGGCCGACGAAGCCAAGCAGTTCGTGAAGGACGTCCGCGGCGGGAACGGGACACTCGGCCGGCTCGTGAAAGACGACGATCTTTACCAGGACATCAAGGGGCTGACGACCGACGCCAGGCAGATGGTCCGCCGCGGCGACCAGGCCCTCGGCAAGGTCGACGGGAAGGTCCAGGACGTTCAACGGTTCGTGGACGACGGCCGCGAGACCCTGCGGTCCGTCCGCCAGGGGACGGACGCGATCCAGCGGATGCCGATCATCCGCGGGTACGTCGAGGACGCGACCGCCGCCCTCGTCCGCCCGTCGTGCCGCCGCGAGGCCGTGACGTACAGCACGGCGGACATCTTCGAGCCCGGCACGGCGATCCTGACCGACGCCGGCCGCGACCACCTCGCCTTCGTGGTGAACTGGTTGAAGGGCGTGCAGAACGACAAGGCGGAACTCGCCGTGGCGGCCGTGTGCGACCCGAACGACCCCTCCCAGACGGCCGCCTCGGCTGCCGAGCTGACGCGCAAGCAGAGCGAGGCGGTGACCGAATACTTAAAAGCCCGCGGGGTTTATAAGATAGGTTGGTGGTCCCGCCGCAAAGTCGCGACCGTCGGGCTCGGGTTCGGCCCGTCCCCGGTCGTCGAGAAGCAGCCGGTCCCGCCGTCGTACGTCCAGGTGGTGTTGTTCACGCCCCAGAGTTGA
- the dps gene encoding DNA starvation/stationary phase protection protein Dps, translated as MATKSFPTRNDLSAEVRAKSVDLLNQFLADYIDLYTQIKHAHWNIKGPHFIMLHELFDDLAEEVEEGIDTVAERATALGGVAKGTARLASAASKLPEFPIDTHTDLAVVDVLVARFAHAAKFARAAIEEADKFGDKGTSDLFTGLSRELDKSLWFLESHLQK; from the coding sequence GTGGCGACGAAATCCTTTCCTACGCGAAATGACCTGTCGGCGGAAGTGCGGGCGAAGTCGGTCGACCTGCTCAACCAGTTCCTCGCCGATTACATCGACCTCTACACCCAGATCAAGCACGCCCACTGGAACATCAAGGGCCCGCATTTCATCATGCTGCACGAGCTGTTCGACGACCTGGCGGAGGAAGTCGAAGAAGGGATCGACACGGTCGCCGAACGGGCGACGGCCCTCGGCGGGGTGGCCAAGGGGACGGCGCGACTGGCGTCCGCCGCTTCGAAGTTGCCCGAGTTCCCGATCGACACCCACACCGATTTGGCCGTCGTCGACGTGCTGGTCGCCCGGTTCGCGCACGCGGCCAAGTTCGCCCGGGCGGCGATCGAGGAGGCGGACAAGTTCGGCGACAAAGGGACGTCGGACCTGTTCACCGGGCTCTCCCGCGAGTTAGATAAGTCCCTGTGGTTCCTCGAATCGCACCTGCAAAAGTAA
- a CDS encoding alkaline phosphatase family protein, translating into MPFPRAVPILLVFLAAAGVALAALPAPPPAPLPSTAADVPEPLPKVKLAVLVVFDQMRGDYVDKWRPLFGAGGFRRMQADGAWFVDCHYPYGTTTTGPGHASILAGCAADRHGIVNNEWFDRAAGKGQYCAASTRYSLIPPTPVPVGSKAKAGGCPDFFHADTLADVVKAGGDGGKVFGLSLKDRSAVLPTGKNPDGVYWFEGRFVTSTYYRDGVHPWVAAFNKSGFAESFFGRLWNKLRSDIDYEKYSGPDNGLGEGSGAAQGKTFPHPTTGGKTELGPEYYEALAKSPFGSEVLLALAKTCILEEKLGQRDTSDLLTVSFSSNDLIGHTWGPDSQEVLDVTLRSDVIMADLLSFLDETVGPGNFAVLVTADHGICPIPEVSVAKGRDAGRLSSRSLVEGVKGAEGAEKFLQEVYGHAPLAMGVSGGEVLPGATSQGSQGKWIEAFSPPNVYLNRRHLAERNINPSEAADKLAGWLRTQPGIERAYSRSQLLDPLAPASPTLTRTRASFDPARSGDVLFVIKPYYLIDVPTAGTTHGTPHEYDTHTPFLVYGPGLTGGPPRTEPVTPLHAAPVLAAYLGVRPPKDCQYGVPRTLARPW; encoded by the coding sequence ATGCCGTTCCCCCGCGCCGTTCCCATTCTTCTCGTATTCCTGGCGGCCGCCGGCGTCGCGCTGGCCGCCCTTCCGGCACCGCCCCCGGCTCCGCTTCCCTCGACGGCGGCGGACGTGCCCGAGCCGCTGCCGAAGGTCAAGCTCGCGGTCCTGGTCGTGTTCGATCAAATGCGGGGCGACTACGTCGACAAGTGGCGACCGCTGTTCGGGGCCGGCGGCTTCCGGCGGATGCAGGCCGACGGGGCGTGGTTCGTCGACTGCCACTATCCATACGGCACGACCACAACCGGCCCGGGGCACGCCTCCATCCTCGCCGGGTGCGCGGCCGACCGGCACGGGATCGTGAACAACGAATGGTTCGACCGGGCGGCGGGCAAAGGCCAATACTGTGCCGCTTCCACGCGGTACTCCCTGATCCCACCGACGCCGGTACCGGTGGGCTCCAAGGCGAAGGCCGGCGGGTGCCCCGATTTCTTCCACGCCGACACGCTGGCCGACGTGGTCAAGGCGGGCGGCGACGGCGGAAAGGTGTTCGGTCTGTCGCTGAAAGACCGCTCGGCAGTCCTGCCGACCGGAAAGAACCCGGACGGCGTGTACTGGTTCGAGGGGCGGTTCGTGACCTCGACGTACTACCGGGACGGCGTCCACCCGTGGGTCGCCGCGTTCAACAAGTCGGGCTTCGCGGAGAGCTTCTTCGGCAGGCTCTGGAACAAACTCCGGTCCGATATTGACTACGAGAAGTATTCGGGTCCCGACAACGGTCTCGGCGAAGGGAGCGGGGCGGCCCAGGGCAAGACGTTCCCGCACCCGACCACTGGCGGCAAGACCGAACTCGGCCCGGAGTATTACGAGGCCCTGGCCAAGTCGCCCTTCGGCAGCGAAGTCCTCCTCGCGCTGGCCAAAACGTGTATCCTCGAAGAAAAACTCGGCCAGCGTGACACGTCCGACCTGCTCACTGTAAGCTTTTCCTCGAACGACCTGATCGGTCACACCTGGGGACCGGACTCCCAGGAAGTTCTCGACGTCACCCTCCGCTCGGACGTGATTATGGCCGACCTGCTCTCGTTCCTGGACGAGACCGTCGGCCCGGGCAACTTTGCCGTCCTGGTGACAGCCGATCACGGGATCTGCCCGATCCCCGAGGTGTCGGTCGCGAAAGGGCGGGACGCTGGGCGGCTGTCATCGCGTTCGCTCGTCGAGGGGGTCAAGGGGGCCGAAGGGGCCGAAAAGTTCCTGCAAGAGGTGTACGGCCACGCTCCTCTCGCAATGGGCGTGTCCGGAGGTGAGGTACTTCCGGGGGCGACATCCCAGGGGAGCCAAGGCAAGTGGATCGAAGCATTTTCGCCGCCGAACGTTTATCTGAATCGACGGCACCTGGCCGAGCGAAACATCAACCCCAGCGAGGCGGCGGACAAACTCGCCGGCTGGCTGCGCACCCAACCCGGCATTGAACGGGCTTACTCGCGATCGCAGCTGCTCGACCCGCTGGCGCCGGCGAGTCCCACCCTTACGCGGACGCGGGCGTCGTTCGACCCGGCTCGGAGCGGGGACGTACTGTTCGTAATCAAGCCGTATTACCTGATCGACGTCCCCACCGCCGGCACCACGCACGGGACGCCGCACGAGTACGACACGCACACCCCGTTTCTGGTGTACGGCCCCGGCCTGACCGGCGGCCCGCCCCGTACCGAACCCGTCACCCCGCTCCACGCGGCTCCGGTCCTCGCCGCGTACCTGGGCGTTCGGCCGCCGAAGGACTGTCAATACGGGGTGCCGCGGACGCTGGCGCGGCCCTGGTAG
- a CDS encoding ABC transporter permease, translated as MRYYGPSPRWRAIDFREVWLARELFWTLVVRDIKVRFRQTLVGLAWVVLQPVATTAIFLALFGLLGRQPTGGEVPYALVVLSGLLPWQLFASVLTNATHSLVLNQNLIGKVFFPRIILPLTAVGPALVDFAVGCCLLAGLMLYFGVSPTRSVVLLPVAVLLPLFAAIGVGVWLSALNAIYRDVGYAVPFLLQIGFFVSPVVYATSALIPEEWRAVFSLNPMVGAIEAFRWAVFGRGEAPFRSALVAVVVIAAALASGMVYFRRVEGYLADRI; from the coding sequence ATGAGGTACTACGGCCCGAGTCCGCGTTGGCGGGCGATCGACTTCCGGGAAGTCTGGCTGGCGCGGGAACTGTTTTGGACGTTGGTCGTCCGGGACATCAAGGTTCGTTTTCGACAAACGCTCGTCGGCCTCGCGTGGGTGGTCCTTCAGCCGGTCGCCACGACCGCGATTTTCCTGGCGCTGTTCGGCCTCCTCGGTCGTCAACCGACCGGTGGTGAGGTTCCATACGCTCTCGTGGTCCTGTCCGGGTTGCTCCCCTGGCAACTGTTCGCCTCGGTGTTAACGAACGCGACACACAGTCTGGTGTTGAACCAGAATTTGATCGGCAAAGTGTTCTTCCCGCGGATCATCCTGCCGTTGACGGCCGTCGGACCGGCGCTGGTCGATTTCGCCGTCGGGTGCTGTCTGCTCGCCGGCCTGATGTTGTACTTCGGCGTTTCGCCCACGCGCTCGGTGGTGTTGTTACCGGTCGCGGTGCTGCTACCGCTGTTCGCCGCGATCGGAGTGGGCGTCTGGCTGTCCGCCCTCAACGCCATTTATCGAGACGTCGGGTACGCGGTGCCGTTTCTGCTCCAGATCGGGTTCTTTGTCAGCCCGGTCGTGTACGCCACGAGTGCACTGATCCCCGAGGAGTGGCGCGCGGTTTTTTCGCTCAATCCGATGGTCGGGGCGATCGAAGCGTTTCGGTGGGCGGTTTTCGGGCGGGGTGAGGCACCCTTTCGGTCAGCCCTGGTCGCGGTCGTCGTGATCGCCGCGGCGCTGGCGTCCGGGATGGTTTACTTCCGGCGGGTCGAAGGGTATCTCGCGGACCGGATCTGA
- a CDS encoding glucose 1-dehydrogenase, translating into MARNFEGKIVLVTGGTSGIGKATAIAFAGAGAKVVVTGRREKEGKQVVAEIERDGGTAAFFQADFSKEIEVKAAVDFVAATFGRLDVAFNNAGVESVDPLSEITEQKYRAIFDINVWGVLSAMKHEIAAMLKTGGGAIVNTSSTFGHVGAAQVTIYVASKHAVEGMTKCVALEFAKQNIRVNTISPAAIDTDMIDRFAGKEGAARDALIALHPVGRLGTGEEIAAAVLYLCSDAAKFTTGTSLKVDGGWLAQ; encoded by the coding sequence ATGGCGAGGAATTTTGAAGGCAAAATCGTTCTGGTGACCGGCGGCACGTCCGGCATTGGCAAGGCGACCGCCATCGCCTTCGCGGGCGCGGGGGCCAAAGTCGTCGTCACCGGCCGCCGCGAAAAGGAAGGGAAGCAAGTCGTTGCCGAGATCGAGCGGGACGGTGGCACCGCCGCCTTTTTCCAAGCCGACTTCTCGAAGGAGATCGAGGTGAAGGCGGCCGTCGATTTCGTCGCGGCGACCTTCGGGCGGCTGGATGTCGCCTTTAACAACGCGGGTGTCGAATCCGTGGACCCGCTGTCCGAGATCACCGAGCAGAAATACCGGGCGATTTTCGACATCAACGTCTGGGGCGTACTCAGTGCGATGAAGCACGAGATCGCCGCCATGCTCAAAACCGGCGGCGGAGCCATCGTCAACACGTCGAGTACCTTCGGTCATGTGGGCGCCGCGCAGGTGACGATCTATGTCGCGTCCAAGCACGCGGTCGAAGGGATGACCAAGTGCGTCGCCCTGGAATTCGCCAAACAGAATATCCGTGTCAACACGATTTCGCCCGCGGCGATCGATACGGACATGATCGACCGCTTCGCCGGCAAGGAGGGGGCGGCCCGCGATGCCTTGATCGCCCTCCATCCGGTCGGACGATTGGGAACGGGCGAAGAGATCGCTGCCGCGGTACTCTACCTGTGTTCGGATGCGGCGAAATTCACGACGGGGACTTCGCTTAAGGTCGATGGCGGGTGGCTTGCCCAGTGA